Proteins from a genomic interval of Zingiber officinale cultivar Zhangliang chromosome 2A, Zo_v1.1, whole genome shotgun sequence:
- the LOC122043983 gene encoding MADS-box protein J2-like, with translation MGRGRVEVRRIENKINRQVTFSKRKVGLLKKAYEHSVLCDVELSLIIFSSHGKLFDFSTASRGCDVLILDTGLGSAENQARVKELLHVEESKLEEDEDQLALDSVL, from the exons ATGGGGCGGGGGAGGGTTGAGGTGAGGAGAATAGAGAACAAGATCAATAGGCAGGTGACCTTCTCCAAGAGGAAGGTCGGGCTACTGAAGAAGGCCTACGAGCACTCTGTTCTCTGCGACGTCGAACTCTCCCTCATCATCTTCTCCAGCCACGGCAAGCTCTTCGACTTCTCCACAGCCTCCAg AGGATGCGATGTGCTTATTTTAGATACTGGATTGGGAAgtgcagagaatcaagcaagggtcaAGGAGTTGCTTCATGTGGAGGAATCAAAACTAGAGGAGGACGAGG ATCAGTTGGCACTCGATTCTGTGCTTTAG